Sequence from the Metopolophium dirhodum isolate CAU chromosome 2, ASM1992520v1, whole genome shotgun sequence genome:
CTTAAAATAGTTCGACTTGGTTTCAAGGATATATCAATACGTTGCCAGTAAGTCACGACGCAattgttatttgatattttcaaaatataaattgtaaatattaatattaataattattctaactaTAAATATCTAACACTGGATAAATTCTGAACGTCAAGTAACATCAAGATTTCAGATTTGATGGTtggtattcatattttattcccTGTACTTGTATGACCTATGTCCTATGACCTGTGTCCTGTACTCCTTTCTCCACTCTTTTATCtgagaaattattaataataatatatttggttgGAAAAACTATCTAGAAATGTGTAGTTATTACTTACACACTTCAGCATAATTGTTTGActctttcaatattattaggtacattatttatatttttttagcgaCCAAGTTGTCTTAATTTTAAACAGTACCTATTgggttttaaatagttttattggaGTACTTAACCTACCTATTTACTCTTTCAATTTTCCTTAcatttattatctaaatatttgtttattgattTTGGTCACATATCATAATCATCTACAAAACcctttctttttatttatatttttataaatcctGCCTTTTATAGGTACTCGCCATGAtgcctttttttaaatgtaaatcctCGTACCttctttattgttttttacttttttttcctttatttattttctttttttaaaaatggaaaCTTCACTCTGATGTGATTGCCTTATAATATTAGTGTCCTTGTATCATTTCCTTTTGTTTGTAAATCTTTTAAAGTTATTCTCATGAgaactacctattatatgttTCTTACTTTCTAAAAGTGTTATAAGTTGTGTTTTGtcttaattgaataataattttaattatgtttaattctCAATAGTATACCAAAATCCATGTCGTAAAAacgagtttaatatttttttaaatattaaataatatttttatcattcattAGATcatcaaaacaaaatttgtcTTCATACTATGACACATTAAACCTGAAACCAGGATgtacaaaaaaagaaatacgtaactcatttattaaattatctaaattgGTAAATATTTGCTTATctctattttaaaatgattaacacAAGttacacttaatataaatacGGTCTGCGCCTATGTTTTCTAGAACCATCCAGATGTATGTGGTCCTTCTTCTAATGATAGATTTGTACGTATCAATGAAGCATATAATGTACTAATAGATGAAAACAAGAAAAAGTTATATGATGAAACATTGGTATACACCAAGAATAGTAATCCAATCTATTATCATTACCGGGAACGTCAAAATAGGTAAGCAAAAGGGCAAAGCATAACAATTCTGAtactatagtaaattaatgATGTCTAATAGGCCCATAGTCAATGTAGGTTtcctataaaaattgaatcatttaaaattttatagtaaaataaattgaatttgaaCTATCTCTTTTAATACTTATCTAATTAAATCTAGAATATTAAAACTGAATACCTATCCCGTTTAACtaattacaattacaaatttagaatattcaatttggtttttaaaacaaatttatgtttGCTGATCTTTATTAGTGAAAATTGGAAAGATGTATACAATAATCCAAAAAACCATTGGCTAGCATCAAATATTGCTATTGCAGGTGTCTGTCTTTCTATACTAGTTGTTGGATCCATAATTCGATATAAGGGTATGAAGTaagtacatacaatttttatatttcagtaaTTAGTCAATATATAGTCAAatagtcaatatatatatatatatatatatatgtactttatcatattataattcataaccatattatatacctaatacattcaaggatatttgataattaatgtaatgtaatattaattatattagtatatattattgtataattatattctgttagggattacttattatattattaattaggtatgttAGTTCAATTAACACAAATTATTGCATTCTGACAATATTATTGCATCCTATCAAaccatttttttagtatatactgaatcttaaaaaaattaatgaaatagtaGTTATtaatgtcgtatattatattaatttttcttagaAAATCTGCCTCAATGCGAAGTTTATTGATGGATGAATCTGATGAACGTTTGTCCTTTTTAGAAgaacaaaaattaatgaaaattgataaaaccaATGATGAGCTTATAAAACtgtttgaacaaaatattgcaAAAGAATATGgtcatattgtaaaaaaataatttgttgttacattgtattatttgtttctAGACTATTATTGTTaactttttaatgtttgaaataaatttgttgaatttatacaatatttatacctacgcatttcaatatttgtattttgtgatactataaatatatattagttatcagttatcactgacaaattacaatagaAAAGTTTAACAAacctaaaatttcaaaaaatatttaaacaaaaaaattgaaaattaattactataaaaaaaaataatgatttgtgaaacaaaaaataatagtcaAACCAgaatcaaatatacatttttacatggatatatgtgtattttaaatatgaatataacatACATCTTGATTgtgtatgttaataaataagttCGGACCTGTTAGAAAGTCTAGTTACATCCCTATGTCAATAACACTacattcataattcataatttcaaAACTACATATTTAtctttacatatttataatatagcagTTATTACACAGAGCTTTCAAAAATGGAAACTTATGTTTTATTGTGACACGTGCAAATGTCATCAAACTTTCATAAgttatttggaaaataatttaaatttctattagcaatatttttgttgaatGCAGCTTTTCTTTAATGGTAAATACAGATGAAAGACATTATCTGTTAGTGAAAATGGTAAAGTCATAATCAGAATAAgagaaagtattaaaatatgtaacgcgtgattttaaatttaaagaaaaaatgtaagttccatataaaaaataaatatacaatgtgTTCCGGGGAAAGTGACCGGCCGACGTAATATGAAAGTTTACcaaaaattatgaagaaataTCCCTAAGGGGAGAGgggtttaagttttattttctaaGTTATGGGcaaattcctttttttttatcaaaaccaaGCCTATCCGCAGTTGTTTGTGTATCTTTAAaacttttcaacattttgacgtgcatttttattttgattttaaaactatttaatagtCCTATCAACCAACATATGCAATTGAACcagaaatatgcaaattattttaattaaatttaaaaaagtaataatttttatataaaattagtacTTTTAGAAGTAAAttccaaataattaattatttattacaggttttttgttttttgtattattctactgaataatacaatatatcacatatcacattttttttatatataattttaaagttatgattttaattattacaataatattcctagtgtattttagattctgagtgaaacgatgaatgtattgattttacaatgatgtgtgtttttttttttatttttttatttttgtgtctgtacacgataagtagtcgaaataatgcttcgattttcgacttcagtatcttgttcgatggaaaagtgaatatcgttggtgcattggggaggtcaaaattttaatttcccagtagttttcacaagcgacgtgaaaaacaaaagaaaaattaaggaaaaacgggaatttttacgcaaaatctgttttcgagaaaatcgattttggtttttggtgtaactctaaaacaaatgaccgtagggacatgaaattttgactgaatgtttatattagcattttctatacaccataaaatttacaaaatattttgactctttttgagctgtttacggccattgttagttttcaatttttttagtttttttttctataaatatcaataaaattttatctgttgagtaaaaaagcttgaaaatttaatagaaggctcccaggttattgtttcaaaggcagatgaaaaaaattaaaaatccttagtcacagtttttaattataagcatttaaagttcaaattttgacaaaatacggaaaaatcacgaaaaatagcaaattattttgagttgagaattcataaaaatttttctttttaaatctaagatttgaaaatgtaatataagattactcataagtttgtctacctttatcaaaaaaaaaaatgtctagaagaaacttaaattaaatttttatgagcgtctgaaatttatatttttacaacatttgatatttactcgatttctcatgtaacaattttcttattttattttaattaaaaaacgaatgactgtagatactttaaaatttcactgaatgtttatattagcattttctatacaccataaaatgttgaaaatattttgactctttttgagctgtttacggacattgtcatttttcaattttagattctgagtgaaacgatgaatgtattgattttacaatgatgtgtgtttttttttttattttttttttatttttttttaatttttttttttatttttgtgtctgtgtacacgataagtagtcgaaataatgcttcgattttcgacttcagtatcttgttcgatgggaaagtgaatatcgttggtgcattggggaggtcaaaattttaatttcccagtagttttcaaaagcgatgtgaaaaacaaaagaaaaattaaggaaaaacgggaatttttacgcaaaatcgatttttaacaaaatcgattttggttattggtgtaactctaaaacaaatgaccgtagatgcatgaaattttcactggttgtttatatttgcattttctatacacaatacaattttgaaaataatttgactttttttgaactgtttacggacattgtcagttttcagtttttttaaattttttttctataaatatcaataaaattttatttgttgggtaaaaaagcttgaaaatttaatagaaggctcctaggttattgtttcaaaggcagatgaaaaaaattaaaaatccttagtcacagtttttttttatacacgtttaaagttcaaatcttgaaaaaatacggaaaaatcacgaaaatttgcaaattattttgagttagaaattcataaaaaattttctttttaaatctaagattttaaaatgtaatataagattactcataagtttgtctacctttatcaaaaaaaaaatgtctagaagaaacttaaattaaatttttatgagcgtctgaaatttatatttatacaacatttgatatttactcgatttctcatgtaacaattttcttattttattgtaattaaaaaacgaatgactgtagatatttgaaaatttcactgaatgtttatattagcattttctatacaccataaaacgttgaaaatattttgactctttttgagctgtttacggacattgtcagttttcaatttttttagtttttttttctataaatatcaataaatttttatttgttgggtaaaaaatcgtgaaaatttgatataaggctcctgatatatcgttctaatagcagttgaaaaatattaaaaatacataggcacaatttttttttataagcatttaaagttcaaattttgacaacatttatcaaatttataatttattaattattttgtggttaaaaatgtataaaatgtttaacttttatggctaaagattgaaaatttaaaacaaggctccgagtaaataggttatatataaattactttattcacaataatatcatcaaatatacttggtaaaatcataggctgactgaccgttttcgctcagaatcgtttttcttatacaatgatattatatcattgaattcaaatttaacaccatccattacagtgacccacttgtaacctactgtacagcagagcgacatccacttatccacctttttttagtttttttttctataaatatcaataaatttttatttgttgggtaaaaaagcgtgaaaatttaatattagactcctgaaatatcgttttaatagcagttgaaaaatattaaaaatacataagcacaatttttttttataagcatttaaagttcaaattttgacaacatttatcaaatttataatttattaattattttgtggttaaaaatttataaaatgtttaacttttatggctaaggattgaaaatttaaaacaaggctccacgttaataggttatatataaatttttttattcacaataatatcatcaaatatacttggtaatatcatagggtgactgaccgttttcgctcagaatcgtttttcttatacaatgatattatatcattgaattcaaatttaacaccatccattacagtgacccacgtgtaacctactgtacagcagagcgacatccacttatccaccttttttattattctttacattttattaccCATCTTTTCACCTCGTAAAATCAGAACAATCAGAACCCCAGGTCCGACATCTCTCAAAGGAGGCAGCCCTAAAGGTAATAGaactataaaagtaaatatttttgttcaatattaattttgaaagtaaaatctctggtatttaaattaaaaaactcaaATATCCATTTATGAAGGTTGAAAAATTttctacctatatttatttagttatgatattatctaattttgagggtcaacaaataataatttgactcaaatatttatatcactAATACTATGTATGTCaaaaagtacataaatattattaatttaaacatttgtaaacaaaataaatacctactaatttattgattcataaaatttaataaatggtataattttagaagtgaatataaattataaaaataacattcgGCATTGGTTGACAATGACCAAAAGCAtcatgaaaacaaaaaatgtatcatacTGTCGAAAAACAATTGCCAAATGACAAATACATACTTGTTTATAAcacaatatgaaaatattgttacataGATACctcatacctacctactattttattatattttagctaATATTGtttgtgatatttaaattataattatatatctactatacaatataatacatatgttacaaataaatatctatacctacataattatacatttatactaactTTGTAAATTCCTACCTTTATTTTGGTTATAACCCTATAACAAtgtaattttgtcaataaaatattaaaatatatttaaaattattatattttaattgcttatgtttttaaaatatttttttgagttcaGGGTTAGCCAAAACAACATTACAGGTAGCATATACatgtgtaggtaggtaacacAAATATCAGGTTTCAGATTATTTTGTAAGCATAAATAATAGttactaatacatatatttgacAGGTgtcttattaatatataggtatgataaacatatatgtatacatttgttgtattcgtcctatattattttattttattttacgggTTTTGCCCTTTGATAAAagtattcataatatacttataggtctggaccccctcccccccattgattaacaaaatttaaaattcttaagttGCAAATCACttattgtatactttttacatgtcaataaaatttggaccccccccccctttaaaAATTCCTGGGTACGCCCCTGAACAGCATGTAATAactagtcatttttttttacagttttttcttcattaattgaaaaattatttgatgttaCATTGGGAAATAGAtagataagaattttaaatattaataataattatcatcattattattattaggagtCGTTTTTCACAAGTTTTACTTATAggtatagatacaatatttaaaagattataaaataaaaaataaaaatatttccaatgaTCGATAagtcaaataatacaaataattatcaaacaatagtaaattaatgtaGGTTAGGTAAAAGAACCATTACCTACATATGTGTTGTTTCAAAtcatgatataaaacaaaataatattattgttaatgtctgaaaattatttataatatattaatttttttaatgataagtatacctaaacctagtgcatatttgtaattaaatattaacaatgtggtaattacactaattagctattaataattacttgatcaatcaatttcatgTGGTTGTGAGTATTATTTTAGTCTGGGATCATTTTTCCTAGGGTCGGTGATTTTTATTCCGCAATTCACTGTCTCTATATTATAGTTCAgtgcataatatgttgtaaaattatgtataataatcttaccaatATACCGACATAAATCGTTTTATTGTGATGTAGTCTGCAGTACCTACTCTGTAGATaaagaaaaatagaaatttactACTCTATGCTTATGTAGCTatgatcaaatacattttttttggggggaagGGTGTAGGGGGCGAAGCTTCTCACGGTAAatccaaatttaatataaagtgtgtagtacgaacaaaattatatttttaggctTTTAACCTCTGTTTAGCCAATTTATAACTCCGtacaaagtacctacctacctactgtctATTGATAATGACCTTTCTACTGTACAAATTGTTGTTGGCAatgaaatgtattgatttaaagtttataaattatgatttgtattcaataaaaatcaaatatgcatattaagtacatatatacatatacctactagCTGATCCCTTGCACtccgttacccgttaaatgcaCAAAttgtatatgactcaaactttgttcaatgccttatttaatattcggtgtatgatgttctagattcaTCTTAACtattctgttgcccggaataaaaattcttattcgcagcagtatattatcaggtaggctatctacctgcggtagatagCGGActccgtgctgtttgtacataagtgtatgatttaactctaaagtatcaaagttataccaattttgtcgtttttacttaattccacctgcTATGGTGGATTAACCaccgatacatataatatcaaaacacagcgtacaaaaaaattaaatgcattgaatgaatacactgatttcacggcaaccaataattattattataatagctttaaaacccatggcaaccatttataaacaacaatttccaccgtaaatctctaaATCCTCGTTTGAGCACATCCCCTCGTGGACACTTAGGGAGATTATTTGAGAATCCAAACCATCCGAGGCGTCacccaaacgcatacaaaaaattcattcaaatcggtccGGCCGTTCTCGAGTCTTAGCGAGACTAACGAAcagcaattcatttttatatacatagatagATACTagattacctactatattaatacctacgtataggtacaattttagtGATCTCTCACCacgtttattaaaattgttctgGAACGTGTGACGATCAGGATTTCCTTAAGAGAAGTATATTCGGTGGGGTTGAAGTAGACCAATTCAGAGACAAAAggaattgaaatataatataaacatttaattaatagttaggtactgttataagTTTGTGGACAGAGCGTAGTATCTGCTCGAGAAATTAGTTAGTTGAAAATCACAATCAAACTTCAGgaagtatgtttaatattttcattttttgcgaTGTATTGACGTGTGCGTGCGAGAGTTGCATCCGGCGGTAGTTGCCTGTCGCGGCATTACAGCGATACTTGGAAACACACACTTATGTTTATTTACTACTCACACATAGCATAGCCCAAATGTTTATGTTATgtgaattgcctaaatattactccttaaaacatgatacgctggagcaactaaaatatataatataattttcaaattttatagaattttggGACATTTCGGGACATTTCAAAAACCGGCAACGAGCCCCTGCTTAAATAGacattaaattatagtaaaaatattaatcattgaaTAGTGATTCTAGAAgctaatagtaatattataaggatTGTAAGGATAGACGACGACGTACGATgtacaaatcacaatattttcatCAATAGAATATAGAGCTTCGAAGATGTGCACAAATGTAGAGGCCTGCAGTTCAGTAAAATCGATCAAATACATATGTAAATGTGTGAAATAAGGCAGCGATATGGATTTTTCGGACTTGCAAATTCCAATGCATCCGGCAATGAAGTACAAAAACTAAGTGGGACGTTATATTAGCAGTTATGAAGCTGTATGGAGAATTCTGGgttatacatatacttatattattatctatattataagaatGATTTTGGAGATTTTTCCGTTTCTATAAACAGCTGATTAcctatagttttttaattttgttttcaaccaaccgtgtttttaaatattatacaaatattatacgaa
This genomic interval carries:
- the LOC132938906 gene encoding dnaJ homolog subfamily C member 4-like isoform X1; this translates as MNNVFIVPIALKIVRLGFKDISIRCQSSKQNLSSYYDTLNLKPGCTKKEIRNSFIKLSKLNHPDVCGPSSNDRFVRINEAYNVLIDENKKKLYDETLVYTKNSNPIYYHYRERQNRIFNLVFKTNLCLLIFISENWKDVYNNPKNHWLASNIAIAGVCLSILVVGSIIRYKGMKKSASMRSLLMDESDERLSFLEEQKLMKIDKTNDELIKLFEQNIAKEYGHIVKK
- the LOC132938906 gene encoding dnaJ-like protein 60 isoform X2; protein product: MNNVFIVPIALKIVRLGFKDISIRCQSSKQNLSSYYDTLNLKPGCTKKEIRNSFIKLSKLNHPDVCGPSSNDRFVRINEAYNVLIDENKKKLYDETLVYTKNSNPIYYHYRERQNSENWKDVYNNPKNHWLASNIAIAGVCLSILVVGSIIRYKGMKKSASMRSLLMDESDERLSFLEEQKLMKIDKTNDELIKLFEQNIAKEYGHIVKK